One window from the genome of Cyclobacterium amurskyense encodes:
- a CDS encoding Crp/Fnr family transcriptional regulator gives MTAILKQNILNHIILSNKEIENFCDLFHNKKVLKKHFLLREGEVCKFEGFVTKGLFRVYHIDNNGFEQVLYFAQENWWIADIDSFTNEKPSQLYIQALEDSEVLLISKKDKEFAFNNIPKIEKLFRIMTQKTHIALQRRMIDNLSKTANQRYIDFIEKYPKLFQRLTNVQIAAYLGISHEFLSKIRRKIAIKK, from the coding sequence ATGACAGCCATACTAAAACAAAACATATTAAACCATATTATTCTTTCAAACAAAGAGATAGAAAATTTTTGCGACTTATTTCACAATAAAAAGGTCCTAAAAAAACATTTCCTTTTGCGAGAAGGAGAGGTTTGCAAGTTTGAAGGATTTGTTACCAAAGGACTCTTCAGAGTATATCACATAGACAATAATGGTTTTGAACAAGTACTCTATTTTGCTCAAGAAAATTGGTGGATTGCAGATATTGACAGTTTCACTAATGAAAAGCCTTCACAACTTTATATTCAAGCCTTAGAAGATAGTGAAGTATTATTAATTTCAAAAAAAGATAAAGAATTTGCTTTTAATAACATTCCTAAGATTGAAAAATTATTCAGAATAATGACTCAAAAAACGCATATCGCGTTGCAAAGAAGAATGATTGATAATTTGAGTAAAACAGCAAACCAAAGGTACATTGACTTTATAGAAAAATATCCTAAGCTCTTTCAACGATTAACCAATGTTCAAATAGCAGCTTACTTGGGCATAAGTCATGAGTTTTTGAGTAAAATTAGACGAAAAATTGCTATTAAAAAATAG
- a CDS encoding MBL fold metallo-hydrolase, producing the protein MRSIISTVLLTILILFKMEAQAQNFKTIETSKFKFQVYNASENSFGVASVIISGMHDAVLIDTQFTLADAEKVAQEIINSGKKLTTIYVSHGDPDFYFGLEVFKKYFPEVTAYASPSTVEHIKATAQKKLEIWGERLGDKITSNVVLPQVLKGNSIDLEGEKLEIIGLDNFPKRTFVWIPSIRTALGGINVFGTTFNAWMADAQTTEVRNNWISILNTISELKPEIVIPAHANTSSDFIIDAVNHTKNYIQFYEEALKSNKTSEALIATIKAKYPNLTFETALILGAKVNTGEMKW; encoded by the coding sequence ATGAGATCGATTATTTCAACAGTATTATTAACAATTTTAATTTTATTCAAAATGGAAGCACAAGCTCAAAATTTCAAAACAATAGAAACAAGCAAATTTAAATTTCAAGTTTACAACGCCTCAGAAAATAGTTTTGGTGTTGCATCAGTAATAATTTCGGGCATGCATGATGCAGTATTAATTGACACTCAATTTACATTGGCAGATGCCGAAAAAGTTGCACAAGAAATAATAAACTCTGGAAAAAAATTGACTACAATATATGTTTCCCATGGAGATCCTGATTTTTATTTCGGATTAGAAGTATTCAAAAAATATTTCCCAGAAGTTACAGCTTATGCTTCACCTTCAACTGTGGAGCATATAAAAGCAACAGCTCAAAAAAAATTGGAAATTTGGGGCGAAAGATTAGGAGATAAAATTACATCTAATGTTGTTTTACCTCAGGTTCTTAAAGGAAATTCTATTGATTTAGAAGGAGAAAAATTGGAAATCATTGGGCTAGACAATTTCCCAAAAAGAACTTTTGTATGGATTCCTTCAATAAGAACAGCTTTAGGAGGTATTAATGTTTTTGGTACAACATTTAATGCGTGGATGGCAGATGCACAAACTACAGAGGTACGTAACAATTGGATCTCAATCTTAAATACGATCAGCGAATTAAAACCTGAAATAGTAATCCCTGCACACGCAAATACGAGTTCAGATTTCATTATTGATGCTGTAAACCACACTAAAAATTACATTCAATTTTATGAAGAGGCTTTGAAAAGCAATAAAACTTCTGAAGCGTTAATAGCAACTATAAAAGCAAAATATCCAAATTTAACTTTTGAAACAGCTTTAATACTAGGAGCAAAAGTGAACACAGGAGAAATGAAATGGTAA
- a CDS encoding nuclear transport factor 2 family protein: protein MTNLEIIKSTYEGKTSEENGKNLAKYVAENISWTEAKGFPYAGTYIGLERVTENVFKRLGSEWIDYKFSPEDYIANEDKVVAYGTYSGTYKKTNKYFGARVAHIWKLNNGKIISFEQFVDSKSVDEAIR from the coding sequence ATGACAAATTTAGAAATAATAAAAAGTACCTATGAAGGCAAAACTTCAGAAGAGAACGGTAAGAATTTAGCCAAATATGTAGCCGAAAATATCAGTTGGACAGAAGCTAAAGGCTTTCCGTATGCAGGAACTTATATTGGTTTAGAGCGTGTTACTGAAAATGTTTTTAAGCGCTTGGGTAGCGAGTGGATCGATTATAAATTTTCACCCGAAGATTATATTGCAAATGAAGACAAAGTAGTTGCTTATGGCACCTATTCAGGTACTTATAAAAAAACAAACAAGTATTTTGGAGCACGGGTTGCCCATATATGGAAACTAAACAATGGCAAAATTATCAGTTTTGAGCAGTTTGTGGACAGTAAATCGGTTGACGAAGCAATACGTTAA